In Desulfopila inferna, a single window of DNA contains:
- a CDS encoding ester cyclase, with translation MSEELSLKVKNFYQEVYNQGNLDAMEEFIDVNYLRHQPPMKDVQGLAAYKAFISEVRGAYTNFNMILDEIITAGNKTVVRLTLTGKNTGKSPTIRTPPTGREIAMPACVVSTWDNGKIAEEWVYNDYLGLTYQFGVMPIITGSFE, from the coding sequence ATGTCTGAAGAACTTAGTCTTAAAGTCAAAAATTTTTATCAAGAGGTCTATAACCAAGGCAACCTGGATGCCATGGAGGAGTTTATTGATGTCAATTATCTTCGCCACCAGCCGCCGATGAAAGATGTACAGGGGCTTGCCGCCTATAAGGCTTTCATATCCGAGGTCCGTGGCGCCTATACAAATTTTAACATGATACTTGATGAAATCATAACTGCCGGAAACAAAACAGTGGTACGGCTTACTCTCACAGGAAAAAACACCGGGAAAAGTCCGACCATTCGAACACCTCCGACCGGCAGAGAGATTGCCATGCCCGCATGTGTTGTTTCTACATGGGATAACGGTAAAATCGCCGAGGAGTGGGTTTATAACGACTACCTGGGATTGACCTACCAGTTTGGTGTCATGCCTATTATTACCGGTAGTTTTGAGTAG
- a CDS encoding fumarylacetoacetate hydrolase family protein, producing the protein MKLVSFNYRDQERIGVVNEELRIVDLGLALPQLKDHPRNMIDFIKLGEEGLALAAQALAAGRRSAIIPADEIVWLPPVPHPGKICGVALNNSASNSRKISAPEHPAFFLKPASCLVGHGQPLVMRSYYGSMHPEPELAVIIGKITRDVDAVDAPNYIYGYAIFNDITGNEMRAEDLFHYQALYASKEDPDKIEQREQHLSYAGRYKGTDNFGVLGPWLVTKDEVGDPDNLAVTCKVNGETVADDNTRYYNYKVAEIVSFISQFHTLHPGDVISCGTAFKPSGNRKSIHQANFLVTGGPVEISIEKLGTQYNSIIVERREIGKWRLI; encoded by the coding sequence ATGAAATTGGTCAGTTTCAATTACCGGGACCAGGAGCGGATAGGGGTAGTAAACGAGGAATTACGGATTGTCGACCTTGGTCTTGCCCTGCCTCAGCTGAAGGATCACCCGCGTAATATGATTGACTTCATAAAGTTGGGTGAGGAGGGCTTGGCGCTTGCGGCACAGGCCTTGGCTGCAGGTCGCCGTTCTGCCATAATTCCGGCAGATGAGATTGTGTGGCTGCCTCCCGTTCCACATCCGGGAAAAATTTGTGGCGTGGCTCTCAACAATTCAGCCAGTAATAGCCGGAAAATATCGGCACCGGAGCATCCGGCATTTTTCCTCAAACCCGCGTCCTGTCTGGTGGGACATGGACAACCGCTGGTCATGCGAAGCTATTATGGCAGTATGCATCCGGAACCGGAGCTGGCTGTGATCATTGGTAAGATTACCCGTGATGTGGATGCTGTGGATGCACCTAATTATATATATGGCTATGCAATCTTTAATGACATCACCGGAAATGAAATGAGGGCGGAAGATCTCTTTCATTATCAAGCCCTCTATGCCTCGAAGGAAGATCCGGACAAGATTGAGCAGCGTGAACAACACCTCTCTTATGCCGGGCGCTATAAAGGGACGGACAACTTCGGTGTGCTTGGCCCCTGGCTGGTGACGAAAGATGAAGTTGGAGACCCGGACAATCTGGCTGTTACCTGCAAAGTTAATGGGGAGACAGTAGCCGACGACAATACCCGGTACTATAATTATAAAGTTGCAGAAATTGTAAGTTTTATAAGTCAGTTCCATACTCTTCATCCAGGGGATGTTATTTCCTGTGGGACCGCTTTTAAACCCTCCGGCAACAGGAAGTCCATTCACCAGGCGAACTTTCTGGTAACTGGTGGTCCCGTGGAAATCAGCATAGAAAAACTCGGCACCCAATACAACTCTATCATTGTTGAACGGAGGGAAATTGGCAAATGGAGACTCATCTAG
- a CDS encoding ferredoxin-thioredoxin reductase catalytic domain-containing protein produces MTAEELYNKLKTVQEKRGLIFNKDRLRTLELLDGLLVNKERYGYLSCPCRVASGNLQHDRDIICPCLYCQPDIEEFGSCYCGLYVSREWNEGVIDPVYVPERRPPEKTVF; encoded by the coding sequence ATGACTGCGGAGGAACTCTATAACAAGCTGAAGACCGTTCAGGAAAAGAGAGGTCTCATTTTCAATAAAGACAGGTTGAGAACTCTAGAACTCCTTGATGGACTTCTGGTGAACAAAGAACGTTATGGTTATTTGTCCTGCCCATGCAGGGTTGCATCGGGTAACTTGCAACACGACCGGGATATAATCTGTCCGTGTTTGTATTGTCAGCCGGATATCGAAGAGTTTGGAAGTTGTTACTGCGGTCTCTATGTATCCAGAGAATGGAATGAAGGGGTCATAGACCCGGTGTATGTTCCTGAGCGCCGCCCGCCGGAGAAAACAGTTTTCTGA
- the mhpB gene encoding hypothetical protein (catalyzes the cleavage of 3-(2,3-dihydroxyphenyl) propionate into 2-hydroxy-6-oxonona-2,4-diene-1,9-dioate; part of the 3-phenylpropionic acid degradation pathway; member of the protocatechuate 4,5-dioxygenase family), translating into MKTRLICTSHSPLLFCYKKEPQRWKELQHSFQAQAEAIRAFDPELVIAFGSDHFNGFFLKMMPSFCVGFEATAVEDIGGFPGSLDVPEDLAKALAADLRRQRIDTAVSYRMTVDHAFSQTIHLMLGGLSARPVIPVFINCITPPFVPFVRSRLLGEAVARFSTKFNKRVLFLASGGMSHHPTRYYPALGDGEEAVEAWQISGGDDPKSLTKQQWLERLHRMHHEGAEMIARGERTAAQMHLNEQADRRFLNTMQENRLDEYDNWDQNTLIAEAGIGSMELHTWIAAAAAHRQAGGNSPQIGFYEVMPEIGIAAGVVYAD; encoded by the coding sequence ATGAAAACCAGATTGATATGCACCTCACACAGCCCCTTGCTGTTCTGCTATAAAAAAGAGCCCCAGAGATGGAAAGAGCTGCAGCATTCCTTTCAAGCTCAGGCGGAAGCAATACGCGCTTTTGATCCCGAGCTTGTTATAGCTTTCGGATCAGACCATTTCAATGGCTTTTTTCTGAAGATGATGCCGTCCTTTTGTGTTGGATTTGAGGCCACAGCGGTGGAGGATATTGGCGGTTTTCCGGGTTCTCTTGATGTTCCGGAGGATCTTGCGAAAGCCCTTGCCGCTGATCTTCGCAGGCAAAGAATCGACACGGCAGTCTCTTACCGGATGACTGTCGATCATGCCTTTTCTCAGACCATCCATCTTATGCTTGGTGGGCTTTCGGCTCGACCGGTCATACCCGTTTTTATCAACTGCATTACTCCGCCGTTTGTTCCGTTCGTCCGATCCCGCCTGCTCGGTGAAGCTGTTGCCCGTTTCAGTACAAAATTCAATAAGAGAGTGTTGTTTCTCGCATCGGGGGGAATGTCGCATCACCCGACGAGGTATTATCCAGCTCTAGGTGACGGGGAGGAGGCGGTTGAGGCTTGGCAGATCTCGGGGGGAGATGATCCGAAATCACTCACCAAACAGCAATGGCTCGAACGATTACATCGCATGCACCATGAAGGGGCGGAGATGATTGCTCGAGGAGAACGTACGGCAGCGCAAATGCATCTCAATGAGCAAGCTGACCGGCGTTTTCTCAATACCATGCAAGAAAATAGGTTAGATGAATATGACAACTGGGATCAAAATACATTAATTGCCGAGGCCGGTATCGGGTCAATGGAACTGCATACCTGGATTGCCGCTGCTGCAGCACACAGGCAGGCTGGAGGAAATTCACCGCAAATTGGCTTTTACGAGGTAATGCCGGAAATCGGTATTGCAGCCGGGGTGGTGTATGCGGACTAG
- a CDS encoding glutaredoxin family protein, which translates to MHEKNIKLYAVSTCGHCKTLKKMLESERFVFDSVDVDLLEGAQRRETLAEVKQINKRCSFPTIVIGEKVIVGFRENEIKEALGIG; encoded by the coding sequence ATGCATGAAAAAAACATAAAACTTTATGCCGTGAGCACATGCGGTCATTGCAAGACCTTAAAGAAAATGCTTGAATCGGAAAGGTTTGTTTTTGACTCTGTTGATGTAGATCTCCTGGAGGGTGCGCAGCGCCGGGAGACATTGGCGGAAGTGAAACAGATCAACAAACGTTGTTCTTTTCCGACGATTGTCATTGGAGAAAAGGTTATCGTCGGCTTTAGGGAAAATGAGATAAAGGAGGCATTGGGCATTGGATGA
- a CDS encoding GntR family transcriptional regulator: MKKQSNLTLKVHQQIIELMLNYEIVPGQRLVFIDLAKQLNVSRTPVNNALSILAQQGYLDFVPNQGYSVHKLTRKEAENHYAIREILEVGFVGQAIRNMTDKKLQIFKKRKTDYEKAITGHVTRKLFILDTEFHAGILEMVDNDILSAQYRDICQKIFLRFRTEDLRLNRIKEIEREHHEIFEAICLKDVEHAKELLKLHHKSSQKNLFPIIFPSEQ, from the coding sequence TTGAAGAAGCAAAGTAACCTCACATTGAAAGTGCATCAGCAGATAATTGAGTTGATGCTCAATTATGAAATTGTTCCAGGTCAAAGACTGGTTTTCATTGATCTTGCAAAACAGCTTAATGTCAGCAGAACACCGGTCAATAATGCCTTAAGCATTTTAGCGCAGCAGGGATACTTGGATTTTGTCCCAAACCAGGGCTACTCTGTACATAAGCTGACGCGGAAGGAAGCGGAAAACCACTATGCAATACGCGAAATCCTGGAAGTGGGTTTTGTTGGACAGGCGATTCGCAACATGACTGATAAGAAACTGCAAATCTTCAAAAAACGTAAAACAGATTACGAAAAAGCCATTACCGGCCATGTTACCAGGAAGCTGTTTATTCTGGATACGGAGTTTCACGCAGGAATACTTGAGATGGTTGACAATGATATTTTATCAGCCCAATATCGAGATATCTGCCAGAAGATCTTCTTACGATTTCGTACTGAAGACTTACGTCTTAATCGAATCAAGGAGATTGAGCGAGAACATCACGAAATCTTCGAGGCTATCTGTCTAAAAGACGTTGAACATGCCAAAGAACTTTTGAAATTGCACCATAAGTCTTCGCAAAAAAATCTCTTTCCAATCATATTTCCTTCCGAACAATAG
- a CDS encoding PaaI family thioesterase — protein sequence MSEQAFQDLYSEDYAHCYGCGRNNPHGLHLKSYWDGEESVCHHTPKPQYSGGFPGYVYGGMIASLLDCHGAGTAAAAKARESGEPMCRFVTASLKVDYLKPTPLGVELEVRGKVVAIKGRKVIVDLYLLAEQILCATGTVIMVQIPEN from the coding sequence ATGTCTGAACAGGCATTTCAAGATCTGTACTCTGAGGATTATGCACATTGCTATGGTTGCGGTCGAAACAATCCCCATGGATTGCACTTGAAGAGCTACTGGGATGGTGAAGAAAGTGTCTGTCATCATACGCCAAAGCCACAATACTCCGGGGGCTTCCCAGGATACGTCTATGGCGGAATGATCGCTTCGCTGCTGGACTGTCATGGTGCTGGAACCGCCGCAGCAGCCAAAGCACGGGAAAGCGGCGAACCCATGTGCCGTTTTGTGACGGCATCACTTAAAGTGGATTATCTCAAGCCAACTCCACTCGGCGTGGAACTGGAAGTACGCGGCAAGGTCGTTGCAATCAAGGGCCGGAAGGTGATTGTCGATCTGTATCTTCTGGCAGAGCAGATACTTTGCGCCACAGGTACGGTAATCATGGTGCAAATACCTGAAAACTGA
- a CDS encoding FmdE family protein yields METFQTLLKESVCKQGHLCAGQVIGVRMAMLGCRLIGIDDPQDARFRKKLVVFVEIDRYATDAIASVTGCQLGKRTMKFKDFGINAATFVNLETHLAYRIVSTESSREYAHKYAPKETSLQRQQIVGYENMPDSLLFDVQQVKVSLLEGDKPGPPRLPAACDHCGQIVRDGKEIHVGHETLCGPCSDISYFKVIDHHPLAETEGNF; encoded by the coding sequence ATGGAAACTTTTCAGACACTATTAAAAGAATCAGTCTGCAAACAGGGCCATTTGTGCGCGGGTCAGGTAATCGGTGTGCGCATGGCCATGCTTGGCTGCCGCTTGATTGGCATAGACGACCCCCAAGACGCGCGTTTTCGCAAAAAACTTGTCGTCTTTGTCGAGATAGACCGATACGCAACTGACGCAATTGCCAGCGTTACAGGCTGCCAACTCGGAAAACGCACTATGAAGTTCAAAGATTTCGGTATCAATGCAGCAACCTTCGTCAACCTCGAAACCCATCTCGCCTATCGAATCGTTTCCACAGAGAGTTCCCGAGAGTACGCTCATAAATACGCCCCAAAAGAAACCTCCCTCCAACGGCAGCAAATAGTCGGTTACGAAAATATGCCGGACAGTTTGCTGTTTGATGTTCAACAGGTAAAAGTATCACTACTTGAAGGCGATAAGCCCGGTCCGCCTCGTCTTCCTGCCGCCTGCGACCACTGCGGCCAGATAGTACGGGACGGCAAGGAGATCCATGTTGGGCATGAAACTCTGTGCGGCCCCTGCAGTGATATAAGTTATTTCAAGGTCATTGACCACCACCCGCTTGCAGAGACAGAGGGTAATTTTTAA
- a CDS encoding molybdopterin-dependent oxidoreductase, with amino-acid sequence MKPIKTKDKTVLRSLGLGGYFGGGAEGMVDVKDGKIVRVRPMRYGWKYDKKDVRQWKMTRDGKTIEPTWKSLPGPFSLAYKKRVYSPNRVPFPMKRVDWDPNGERNTQNRGKSKFVRISWDEASKLIADEIRRCHKEYGVNSILMQGDGHGECKTINTPHGHPGVLLEYLGGFTLQVRNPDSWEGWYWGAKHVWGQGAQGIMYPAANIVKDTIEHSEMVLFWGCDPETTPWGFVGQFASRLCYFFTEVGIKQVYICPDCNYGTAIHADKWIPVLPNTDAALQLAIIYMWLTEGTYDKEYVKTHTVGMDKVADYVLGKEDDVPKTPEWASPKCGVPVWTIKALAREFADKTTSIAHYFGGGFIRGPFAHEPARLECILLGMQGLGGPGVHQHQFTYFGLPRAEGLGGTFFWNPEIEERIALPVLSAVSAWQQQVIPKTLIQNAILSDEPITFRGTGAQNALTHDQFEHYVFPISKEEHGSKIHMIWTDSPCRITCWNYGHETELAMQNSQVECIVAQHPWFENDCVYADIVLPANTYMEVDDIVTNIRQGTMQPNIMITEKAIEPIGESKSDAQCVLEVAKQFEGMEEQMTEGKTTEDLQKLIWGYMGGEKLVSWEQLQEKQYWIYSTHPDWEDDPPGFREFYEDPEKHKLNTPTGKLEFYSEALAKAYPDDKERGPIPKWIEKSHNHDERMSSHRSKMFPLLQMSNHGRWRVHAQCDDITWTRETPTMKVTGPDGYKYEPCWLNPKEAEKRGIKNGDIVKVFNERGIVLAGAYVTERLRDGVAYMDHGARHDPIKTGEIERGGAINTITPGAVTSENCVGQIGGGYLVEVQKVSGAEMDIWRRDYPEAFDRKYDPASGLRVEAWIVDGGKK; translated from the coding sequence ATGAAACCAATCAAAACAAAAGACAAGACGGTCTTAAGGTCGCTCGGCCTCGGCGGATACTTTGGCGGTGGTGCCGAAGGCATGGTAGACGTCAAAGACGGCAAGATTGTCCGTGTTCGCCCGATGCGGTATGGGTGGAAGTACGACAAGAAAGATGTTCGTCAATGGAAGATGACGCGAGATGGCAAAACCATCGAGCCGACATGGAAATCTCTGCCCGGCCCATTCTCTCTCGCCTATAAAAAAAGGGTTTACTCCCCAAACCGAGTGCCGTTTCCAATGAAACGCGTCGACTGGGATCCGAATGGCGAAAGAAACACACAGAATCGTGGAAAAAGCAAATTTGTTCGCATTTCATGGGATGAGGCCAGCAAACTGATTGCCGATGAAATCCGAAGATGCCACAAAGAATATGGGGTTAATAGTATTTTAATGCAAGGCGATGGCCATGGAGAGTGTAAAACCATCAACACCCCGCACGGTCATCCCGGCGTGCTGCTTGAATATCTGGGCGGTTTCACCCTCCAGGTGCGCAATCCCGACAGTTGGGAAGGCTGGTACTGGGGAGCCAAACACGTCTGGGGCCAGGGCGCTCAGGGCATAATGTACCCTGCTGCAAACATCGTCAAAGATACTATCGAACACTCTGAAATGGTGCTTTTCTGGGGCTGCGATCCAGAGACGACTCCCTGGGGCTTCGTCGGCCAGTTTGCAAGCAGACTCTGCTACTTTTTTACAGAAGTAGGCATAAAACAGGTTTATATATGTCCTGACTGCAACTACGGTACCGCCATCCATGCCGACAAGTGGATTCCTGTATTACCCAACACAGATGCGGCCCTGCAGCTTGCCATAATCTACATGTGGCTCACCGAGGGTACCTATGACAAGGAATATGTCAAAACGCACACGGTAGGTATGGACAAGGTTGCAGACTACGTGCTGGGCAAAGAAGACGACGTGCCCAAGACTCCTGAGTGGGCATCACCAAAATGCGGCGTGCCTGTCTGGACCATCAAGGCTCTCGCCCGCGAATTCGCTGACAAAACCACTTCTATTGCCCACTATTTCGGCGGTGGTTTTATCCGCGGACCATTCGCGCACGAACCAGCCCGTCTCGAGTGTATCCTCCTCGGCATGCAGGGACTCGGTGGGCCAGGTGTCCATCAACATCAGTTCACCTATTTCGGTCTCCCCCGAGCCGAAGGACTGGGCGGAACATTCTTCTGGAATCCGGAAATTGAAGAACGCATCGCCCTGCCGGTCCTCAGTGCGGTGAGCGCATGGCAGCAACAGGTTATCCCCAAGACCTTGATCCAAAATGCAATCCTTTCCGACGAGCCGATCACGTTCAGAGGCACCGGAGCCCAGAACGCCTTGACCCACGATCAATTTGAGCATTATGTCTTCCCAATTTCCAAAGAGGAACATGGCTCTAAAATCCATATGATCTGGACCGACAGTCCCTGCAGGATCACTTGCTGGAACTACGGGCACGAGACTGAACTGGCCATGCAGAATTCACAGGTCGAGTGCATCGTGGCGCAACACCCGTGGTTTGAAAACGATTGCGTCTATGCCGATATCGTTCTACCCGCCAATACCTATATGGAGGTGGACGACATCGTCACCAACATCCGTCAAGGGACGATGCAGCCCAATATCATGATAACGGAAAAAGCCATTGAGCCGATCGGCGAATCGAAGAGTGATGCCCAATGCGTCCTGGAGGTTGCCAAACAGTTTGAAGGCATGGAAGAACAAATGACCGAGGGCAAGACCACTGAGGATCTGCAAAAGCTCATCTGGGGCTACATGGGCGGCGAGAAACTTGTCAGCTGGGAACAGCTGCAAGAAAAGCAATACTGGATTTACAGTACTCATCCGGACTGGGAAGACGATCCTCCAGGATTCCGTGAATTCTACGAGGACCCTGAAAAACACAAACTCAATACTCCGACCGGAAAACTTGAGTTTTACTCAGAAGCCCTTGCCAAGGCCTATCCTGACGATAAAGAAAGAGGACCGATTCCCAAGTGGATCGAAAAAAGCCATAATCATGACGAAAGGATGTCCAGCCATCGGTCGAAAATGTTTCCACTGCTGCAGATGTCCAACCATGGTCGCTGGCGTGTACATGCCCAATGTGACGACATAACCTGGACACGTGAGACCCCCACCATGAAGGTAACCGGTCCCGACGGGTATAAATACGAGCCGTGCTGGCTGAACCCGAAAGAAGCGGAAAAGCGGGGCATTAAAAACGGTGATATCGTCAAGGTATTCAACGAGCGAGGAATCGTTCTTGCCGGTGCCTATGTTACTGAACGGTTACGTGATGGTGTCGCCTATATGGACCACGGCGCCAGACACGATCCCATTAAAACAGGCGAGATCGAACGGGGCGGTGCCATTAACACCATCACTCCGGGTGCCGTTACTTCGGAAAACTGTGTCGGTCAGATCGGCGGTGGCTACCTGGTAGAGGTGCAAAAAGTGAGTGGCGCTGAGATGGACATTTGGCGACGCGATTATCCCGAAGCCTTTGACAGAAAGTATGACCCAGCATCAGGCCTTCGCGTTGAAGCCTGGATTGTTGACGGAGGTAAAAAATAA
- a CDS encoding 4Fe-4S dicluster domain-containing protein, whose product MKVFTVDLSVCNGCYCCQIACKDEHVVNDWTPYAKPQPDTGQFWIGLTEKVRGHVPHVRVSYVPFLCNHCDDAPCIEECKVDAIYKRDDGIVIIDPEICTGCKLCADTCPHNSIYFNEQLNIAQKCTGCSHLLDNDEEWTVPRCVDQCPTEALKFGEEEDFADFIKDAELLNPEAGTKSRVYYKGLPKKFIAGTLYDPTEKEVIIGATCTLTDEESGLKFTETTTNFGDFWFKELQDDRSYSLTFEKDGVKQTIAGIKTDIDRGLGDIAMDMAAK is encoded by the coding sequence ATGAAAGTATTCACTGTAGATCTATCAGTTTGCAACGGTTGCTACTGTTGTCAAATCGCCTGTAAAGATGAGCACGTGGTTAACGACTGGACGCCCTATGCAAAACCACAGCCGGACACTGGACAATTCTGGATTGGTCTGACGGAAAAAGTCCGTGGCCATGTGCCCCACGTCAGAGTCTCCTACGTGCCTTTTCTCTGTAATCATTGCGACGATGCTCCATGCATAGAAGAATGCAAGGTTGATGCCATCTACAAGCGCGACGACGGCATCGTGATCATAGATCCGGAAATTTGCACCGGCTGTAAACTTTGTGCTGATACCTGTCCCCACAACTCTATTTATTTTAATGAGCAGCTGAATATTGCGCAAAAATGTACCGGTTGCAGTCACCTGCTCGATAATGATGAAGAGTGGACAGTTCCCCGTTGTGTAGATCAGTGTCCAACCGAGGCTCTGAAGTTTGGCGAAGAAGAGGATTTTGCGGATTTTATCAAAGATGCTGAACTGCTTAATCCTGAAGCTGGAACCAAATCGAGGGTATATTATAAGGGTTTGCCGAAAAAATTTATTGCCGGCACACTCTATGACCCGACAGAAAAAGAAGTCATCATTGGTGCAACCTGCACCCTGACAGATGAGGAATCCGGATTAAAGTTCACCGAGACAACAACGAATTTCGGCGATTTTTGGTTCAAGGAACTACAAGATGACAGAAGTTATTCTCTCACCTTTGAAAAAGATGGTGTCAAACAGACCATAGCCGGCATTAAAACCGATATTGATCGCGGGCTTGGTGATATTGCCATGGACATGGCGGCAAAATAG
- a CDS encoding 3-keto-5-aminohexanoate cleavage protein, with translation MLIAVAPNGARKTKMDHAKLPLTLSELTNTAISCMEAGAAMMHFHVRDRSGKHTLDHTIYGPVLRELETVVGQNMLLQVSSESAGIYQPDEQIEQMKRLAPHCLSCGLRELVKDQNDYAAGHAFFSELRQAGVLVQYILYSPADVQWYEALCNEGVLPGEKHLLLFVLGRYSQGGRQNYDLHSYVAALQRKSSWMACGFGQVEHEIMAQASELGGHARVGFENNQYLPDGTVAPDNAALVRLTSDLARFAGRSPGDKNFAESLYGC, from the coding sequence ATGCTCATAGCTGTTGCACCCAATGGCGCCCGAAAGACAAAAATGGATCATGCGAAGCTGCCTCTCACCTTATCTGAATTAACCAATACCGCCATAAGCTGTATGGAAGCGGGAGCCGCGATGATGCATTTTCATGTGCGTGACCGTTCCGGCAAACATACTCTGGACCACACAATATATGGTCCGGTGTTGAGGGAACTGGAGACGGTTGTGGGGCAGAACATGTTGCTGCAGGTCTCCTCTGAATCAGCAGGAATATACCAGCCGGATGAACAGATTGAACAGATGAAACGGTTGGCGCCCCATTGCCTTTCCTGTGGCCTGCGCGAGCTGGTTAAAGATCAAAACGACTATGCCGCGGGACATGCATTTTTTTCCGAACTGCGGCAGGCTGGGGTTCTGGTGCAGTATATTCTCTATAGTCCTGCAGACGTCCAGTGGTATGAGGCCCTCTGCAACGAGGGTGTTCTTCCGGGTGAAAAACATCTGTTGCTCTTTGTGCTTGGGCGATATAGCCAAGGAGGCAGACAAAATTACGATCTGCACAGTTATGTCGCCGCCCTTCAGCGAAAGAGTTCCTGGATGGCATGTGGTTTTGGGCAGGTTGAGCATGAGATAATGGCTCAGGCTTCAGAACTTGGCGGTCATGCCCGGGTCGGCTTTGAAAATAACCAGTACCTGCCGGACGGTACGGTGGCTCCTGATAATGCCGCACTTGTAAGACTTACTTCGGATCTGGCTCGTTTTGCCGGACGATCGCCGGGTGATAAGAACTTTGCCGAGTCTTTGTATGGATGCTAA
- a CDS encoding nuclear transport factor 2 family protein, producing the protein METHLEKMEYLVIRQAIEALNADFCHFLDGNMIEELIELFTEDAHYSHGLRRSSGRNEIRQLFANRAMAGVRTSRHMQTGLRIALLNPRKAQGKSVCLTFACDGPPPVSPATPFLVADFIDEYQCGMDGRWRIRKRHIERIFTASDNKGPVGLAPS; encoded by the coding sequence ATGGAGACTCATCTAGAGAAGATGGAGTATCTTGTAATCCGGCAAGCCATTGAGGCTTTGAATGCCGATTTCTGTCATTTTCTTGATGGCAATATGATCGAAGAGCTGATCGAACTTTTTACTGAAGATGCCCATTACAGCCATGGTCTTCGGAGAAGTTCCGGCCGGAATGAAATCCGTCAACTCTTTGCCAACAGGGCTATGGCCGGTGTACGCACCTCAAGGCATATGCAGACCGGTCTGAGGATAGCATTGCTCAATCCCCGGAAAGCCCAGGGCAAAAGTGTATGTTTGACTTTTGCCTGTGATGGTCCTCCGCCTGTTTCTCCGGCAACACCTTTTCTTGTCGCCGATTTCATAGATGAGTACCAGTGTGGTATGGACGGCAGGTGGCGGATTCGAAAAAGACATATTGAACGGATTTTTACAGCCTCCGATAATAAAGGGCCGGTTGGTTTAGCACCTTCGTGA
- a CDS encoding FKBP-type peptidyl-prolyl cis-trans isomerase: protein MKTAEWGSYVKIQFSITLDDGRIVGIPKEKTQLNFKIGDGKILPALESQIVGMKEKEIKKITISPEDAYGQYNKELVLRVERKNFPHDINLTVGRTVQYQNRDGERVNFVVNAVDEKTVTIDGNHPLAGLNLTYNVELLEVP, encoded by the coding sequence ATGAAAACTGCAGAATGGGGGAGTTACGTAAAAATCCAATTTTCCATTACACTTGATGATGGCAGGATTGTTGGAATACCTAAAGAGAAGACCCAACTGAATTTTAAAATCGGCGATGGTAAAATATTGCCGGCGCTTGAATCCCAGATAGTTGGAATGAAAGAAAAAGAGATCAAGAAAATAACGATTTCTCCCGAGGATGCGTACGGGCAATACAACAAAGAACTGGTGCTCAGGGTCGAGCGAAAAAATTTTCCGCATGACATCAATCTGACCGTCGGTCGAACAGTGCAATATCAGAACAGAGATGGAGAAAGGGTCAATTTCGTGGTCAATGCCGTGGACGAGAAAACGGTGACCATAGATGGAAATCATCCCCTGGCCGGACTGAATCTGACCTATAATGTTGAACTCCTCGAAGTGCCCTGA